One region of Wyeomyia smithii strain HCP4-BCI-WySm-NY-G18 chromosome 3, ASM2978416v1, whole genome shotgun sequence genomic DNA includes:
- the LOC129730234 gene encoding sodium-coupled monocarboxylate transporter 1-like isoform X2: MNSTIVQTLSVQDISESLKGFGIADYAVFSCMLVVCLVIGVFFGWKDHQRCRQQKMSRRNSEALDYLVGGLSGINVHFITTVVCTVCIFYTGIGGIKAVVWTDVLQTIVMVGSLILIMWKGTSDIGGIGVLIERNLASSRIEPPNFSLDPTERVTFWTIIFGGGVFWIAKNSIHQMMVQRYLSLPSFRDAQRALIIYTIGIICIISMCFYNGLLIYATFHDCDPLTTKLARAKDQLVPLLVMKVLGGYPGLAGLFISGIFSASLSSLSTGLNSLAAIVLEDFVKPLLKNQQTERQTRYLMRGTVFFFGTVALVLVTLVEKLGTVLQLSMSLVPISLGPLLGIFLTGMLLPWVKPKSVLIGAATGLLIMAYIVIRGQIAIAAKEIIYPVKPVSIEGCLYTFDNSTVMAQHPVSIEKSVHHVSFLYYTLIGASVTSVSSLLSIFVCGRQDISKLNPLLIAPFLRQYFYSPRHSNNVGVVHSFKEVDTKL; this comes from the exons ATGAATTCTACTATTGTTCAAACTTTGAGCGTGCAAGATATAAGTGAATCACTGAAAGGGTTCGGTATTGCTGATTATGCAGTGTTTTCGTGCATGTTAGTAGTATGTCTGGTGATCGGTGTTTTCTTCGGATGGAAAGATCACCAAAGATGCCGGCAACAGAAAATGTCGAGGCGAAATTCCGAGGCTTTGGACTATCTGGTTGGCGGTC TTTCAGGAATTAACGTGCATTTCATAACAACGGTCGTTTGTACAGTTTGCATTTTCTATACAGGAATT GGGGGCATCAAGGCAGTGGTATGGACAGATGTTTTGCAAACGATTGTGATGGTTGGATCATTGATATTAATTATGTGGAAAGGAACGTCAGATATCGGTGGAATTGGAGTTCTAATTGAACGAAATTTGGCTAGCAGCAGGATAGAACCTCCAAA TTTTAGTTTAGATCCTACGGAAAGAGTCACTTTTTGGACAATTATTTTCGGTGGAGGAGTATTTTGGATAGCGAAGAATTCGATCCATCAGATGATGGTTCAAAGATACTTATCATTACCGTCATTTCGCGACGCTCAGCGAGCTTTGATTATATATACAATCGGAATAATATGTATAATATCTATGTGTTTTTACAATGGATTACTAATTTATGCAACATTTCATGACTGCGATCCATTGACTACAAAGCTCGCTCGGGCCAAAGATCAACTGGTGCCACTACTTGTTATGAAGGTACTTGGCGGGTATCCCGGATTGGCTGGTCTTTTCATATCAGGCATTTTTAGCGCCTCACTTAGCTCTCTATCGACGGGCCTGAATTCCTTGGCAGCCATTGTGCTAGAAGACTTCGTTAAGCCACTCCTCAAAAATCAACAGACAGAGCGACAAACTCGATATTTGATGAGAGGAACTGTATTTTTTTTCGGTACAGTTGCCCTTGTACTTGTAACACTAGTAGAAAAACTCGGAACTGTTCTCCAGTTATCCATGAGTTTGGTTCCAATTTCACTTGGGCCTTTGTTAGGGATTTTCCTAACAGGAATGTTGCTCCCGTGGGTCAAACCGAAA agTGTTTTGATTGGAGCAGCAACAGGTCTACTTATAATGGCTTACATTGTCATAAGAGGTCAGATAGCAATTGCTGCTAAAGAAATCATTTATCCTGTTAAACCCGTTTCGATTGAAGGATGTTTGTATACGTTTGACAATAGTACAGTGATGGCACAACATCcagtatcaattgaaaaatctgTTCATCATGTTTCGTTTCTTTACTACACACTTATTGGAGCTAGTGTGACGTCGGTGTCTTCACTCTTGTCCATATTTGTTTGTGGTCGACAGGATATTTCGAAACTTAACCCACTGCTCATCGCACCATTTCTTAGACAGTATTTTTATTCTCCGCGCCATTCTAACAATGTTGGTGTAGTTCATTCCTTCAAAGAAgttgatacgaaattgtaa
- the LOC129730890 gene encoding probable cytochrome P450 28a5: MLWILAGFFAGLLAVLYLFLSWDFNHWKKAGIVGPKPRVLFGNIPSLLTQKRHLYYDMERIYNTFKDEPAVGFFSIRTPQLMIRDPELIKEVLSKSFNHFPANQFSDLVDEKSDPLFARNPFSLTGEKWKNRRAEITPAFTNNRIKALYTLIEEVGVRMTEYLNLKVKQNESPFDIKEIMAKFTTDVVSNCIFAIDAQSFKKEKPEIREMGRRIMEFNLTAQFAMTMLTLIPSIKKYYKFSFVPKDVEAFFIRIMTDAIRHRKKNNIVRNDYLDHLLTLEEKKQISELDIAGHGVSFFADGFETSSLVMTYCLFEIASHPEVQKKLRDEIRDFQRNKGGITYENLGEMTYLDQVLNESLRIHPIIPNLAKECTKDIVLTSFKDKKIAVTAGTTVIIPFFVHLDAQYYEEPNKFNPERFSPETGGTKPYKEKGVFIPFGDGPRMCLGMRFASVQVKRGIVEIIDKFDITVNPKTKVPLVYEPKLLMLYATGGIWLDLKVTKN, translated from the exons ATGTTGTGGATTTTGGCTGGCTTTTTTGCCGGTCTGCTAGCTGTTTTATATTTGTTCCTCAGTTGGGATTTTAATCACTGGAAAAAAGCTGGTATCGTGGGACCTAAACCGCGAGTGTTGTTTGGAAATATACCTAGCTTATTAACTCAAAAACGACATTTGTATTATGATATGGAACGAATTTATAA TACCTTTAAGGACGAACCTGCGGTGGGTTTCTTCAGCATTCGTACACCACAGTTAATGATACGGGATCCAGAGCTTATCAAGGAAGTGCTTTCAAAAAGCTTTAACCATTTTCCAGCAAACCAATTTTCTGATTTGGTAGATGAAAAATCAGATCCTTTGTTCGCTAGAAATCCATTTTCATTGACGggagaaaaatggaaaaatcgtCGAGCGGAAATTACTCCTGCATTCACCAATAATCGG ATCAAGGCACTCTATACACTAATCGAGGAAGTAGGTGTAAGAATGACGGAATATTTGAACCTGAAAGTCAAACAAAACGAATCACCATTTGATATTAAAGAG ATAATGGCCAAATTTACCACTGATGTCGTATCCAACTGTATTTTTGCAATTGATGCACAATCgttcaaaaaagaaaaaccaGAAATCCGGGAAATGGGCCGTAGAATCATGGAATTTAACCTAACAGCTCAATTTGCTATGACTATGTTGACTTTAATCCcatctataaaaaaatattacaaattttCGTTCGTCCCTAAGGATGTGGAAGCCTTTTTCATTCGCATAATGACTGATGCTATACGCCACCGAAAAAAGAATAACATTGTACGTAACGATTACCTGGACCATCTTCTGACCTTGGAAGAGAAGAAACAAATTTCCGAATTAGATATTGCTGGGCACGGAGTGTCATTCTTTGCCGATGGATTCGAAACATCCAGTTTAGTAATGACATATTGTCTATTCGAAATAGCATCTCATCCGGAAGTACAAAAGAAGTTGAGGGATGAAATTCGCGATTTCCAAAGAAACAAAGGCGGTATTACTTATGAAAACCTCGGAGAAATGACATACCTCGACCAGGTACTCAATGAATCATTACGTATTCATCCGATTATTCCCAATCTTGCGAAAGAATGTACAAAGGATATTGTTTTGACTAGCTTCAAAGACAAGAAAATTGCCGTAACAGCCGGCACTACCGTAATTATCCCCTTCTTTGTTCATTTAGATGCTCAATACTACGAAGAACCCAATAAATTCAACCCAGAAAGGTTCTCACCAGAGACTGGAGGTACGAAACCATACAAAGAAAAGGGAGTATTTATCCCATTTGGGGACGGACCTCGGATGTGTTTGGGTATGCGCTTCGCTTCAGTGCAGGTGAAAAGAGGAATTGTGGAAATAATTGATAAATTTGATATCACTGTAAATCCAAAAACCAAAGTTCCACTCGTATATGagccgaaactgctcatgcTATATGCAACCGGAGGAATTTGGTTAGACCTAAAAGTAACAAAGAATTAA
- the LOC129730234 gene encoding sodium-coupled monocarboxylate transporter 1-like isoform X1, which produces MNSTIVQTLSVQDISESLKGFGIADYAVFSCMLVVCLVIGVFFGWKDHQRCRQQKMSRRNSEALDYLVGGRKLKIFPVAMSLVASFISGIALIGASTETYLYGIHFGFIFIGIILMAISMNYLFIPIFHALEITSVYEYLNLRFDERVRLLGSVLFTLATLLHLPIVIFVPALAFNQVSGINVHFITTVVCTVCIFYTGIGGIKAVVWTDVLQTIVMVGSLILIMWKGTSDIGGIGVLIERNLASSRIEPPNFSLDPTERVTFWTIIFGGGVFWIAKNSIHQMMVQRYLSLPSFRDAQRALIIYTIGIICIISMCFYNGLLIYATFHDCDPLTTKLARAKDQLVPLLVMKVLGGYPGLAGLFISGIFSASLSSLSTGLNSLAAIVLEDFVKPLLKNQQTERQTRYLMRGTVFFFGTVALVLVTLVEKLGTVLQLSMSLVPISLGPLLGIFLTGMLLPWVKPKSVLIGAATGLLIMAYIVIRGQIAIAAKEIIYPVKPVSIEGCLYTFDNSTVMAQHPVSIEKSVHHVSFLYYTLIGASVTSVSSLLSIFVCGRQDISKLNPLLIAPFLRQYFYSPRHSNNVGVVHSFKEVDTKL; this is translated from the exons ATGAATTCTACTATTGTTCAAACTTTGAGCGTGCAAGATATAAGTGAATCACTGAAAGGGTTCGGTATTGCTGATTATGCAGTGTTTTCGTGCATGTTAGTAGTATGTCTGGTGATCGGTGTTTTCTTCGGATGGAAAGATCACCAAAGATGCCGGCAACAGAAAATGTCGAGGCGAAATTCCGAGGCTTTGGACTATCTGGTTGGCGGTCGTAAGCTCAAAATTTTCCCAGTTGCAATGTCATTAGTAGCGAG CTTCATTTCGGGTATTGCCTTGATTGGAGCATCAACAGAAACGTATCTGTACGGAATAcattttggatttatttttattggtaTAATTTTGATGGCTATTAGCATGAACTATTTGTTCATTCCTATATTTCACGCATTGGAAATTACTTCTGTGTATGAATATCTTAATCTACGGTTTGATGAAAGAGTGCGATTACTAGGATCAGTATTATTCACTCTGGCTACG TTACTTCATTTACCAATTGTAATATTCGTGCCTGCATTAGCATTTAACCAAG TTTCAGGAATTAACGTGCATTTCATAACAACGGTCGTTTGTACAGTTTGCATTTTCTATACAGGAATT GGGGGCATCAAGGCAGTGGTATGGACAGATGTTTTGCAAACGATTGTGATGGTTGGATCATTGATATTAATTATGTGGAAAGGAACGTCAGATATCGGTGGAATTGGAGTTCTAATTGAACGAAATTTGGCTAGCAGCAGGATAGAACCTCCAAA TTTTAGTTTAGATCCTACGGAAAGAGTCACTTTTTGGACAATTATTTTCGGTGGAGGAGTATTTTGGATAGCGAAGAATTCGATCCATCAGATGATGGTTCAAAGATACTTATCATTACCGTCATTTCGCGACGCTCAGCGAGCTTTGATTATATATACAATCGGAATAATATGTATAATATCTATGTGTTTTTACAATGGATTACTAATTTATGCAACATTTCATGACTGCGATCCATTGACTACAAAGCTCGCTCGGGCCAAAGATCAACTGGTGCCACTACTTGTTATGAAGGTACTTGGCGGGTATCCCGGATTGGCTGGTCTTTTCATATCAGGCATTTTTAGCGCCTCACTTAGCTCTCTATCGACGGGCCTGAATTCCTTGGCAGCCATTGTGCTAGAAGACTTCGTTAAGCCACTCCTCAAAAATCAACAGACAGAGCGACAAACTCGATATTTGATGAGAGGAACTGTATTTTTTTTCGGTACAGTTGCCCTTGTACTTGTAACACTAGTAGAAAAACTCGGAACTGTTCTCCAGTTATCCATGAGTTTGGTTCCAATTTCACTTGGGCCTTTGTTAGGGATTTTCCTAACAGGAATGTTGCTCCCGTGGGTCAAACCGAAA agTGTTTTGATTGGAGCAGCAACAGGTCTACTTATAATGGCTTACATTGTCATAAGAGGTCAGATAGCAATTGCTGCTAAAGAAATCATTTATCCTGTTAAACCCGTTTCGATTGAAGGATGTTTGTATACGTTTGACAATAGTACAGTGATGGCACAACATCcagtatcaattgaaaaatctgTTCATCATGTTTCGTTTCTTTACTACACACTTATTGGAGCTAGTGTGACGTCGGTGTCTTCACTCTTGTCCATATTTGTTTGTGGTCGACAGGATATTTCGAAACTTAACCCACTGCTCATCGCACCATTTCTTAGACAGTATTTTTATTCTCCGCGCCATTCTAACAATGTTGGTGTAGTTCATTCCTTCAAAGAAgttgatacgaaattgtaa